One genomic region from Dehalobacter restrictus DSM 9455 encodes:
- the mutS gene encoding DNA mismatch repair protein MutS: protein MNTPMLQQYQEIKNRVPDTILFFRLGDFYEMFGQDAETAAPVLEIVLTARDAGKGQKIPMCGVPHHAVDGYLLKLVAAGFKVAICEQMEDPQASKGIVKRDIVRIVTPGTLDSISSETKNNFLACVYKEKTWALAYLDITTGDFRIMETPSIQILQAELNRIAPSELILSKDVAMLSKLFTDYYLTAIEKNLFLRTAELSERFKKQAELLQQMPVACKAAAGLWQYISQNIPNSGQEHILRISVSQSSTAMVLDKWTRRNLELVESLRTSDEKGTLFSTLNLTKTAFGARLLRNWVQQPLRDPESINERLASVEELTRNTFLRQDIQKALTTVYDLERLLGKLSLGKASPRDLLALGSTLSCLPKVRDCITDNGSQKLAKYLPSLAGLDDLAQELLAAINPEAPYSPKDGNIIQNGYSAEIDSLRAISSGGKEWIARLENQERERTRIRSLKIGFNKNFGYFIEITNANAHLIPDDYQRKQTLVNAERFITPELKEYEQRVLTAQDRLSDLEYQLFSVLRDKVLACSLLIINAAQSLAEIDVFVSLAGTAIQNNYVKPEIRSDGIIHIVEGRHPVVERICDTFVPNDTHLTRNKHLALITGPNMAGKSTYMRQVALIVLMAQIGSFVPAQKAAISIADCIFTRVGAADNLAAGQSTFMVEMNEVAHILKNATADSLIILDEVGRGTATFDGLSLAWAIAEHLVENPEIKAKTLFATHYHELTELEERYPEVFNLHVAVREQGDDVVFLHKILPGKADRSYGLHVAKIAGLPPHLLKRAAIILGELENSPTQRKIVKAVDANMLQPSLFDNQSTHPIFKELEELDLDNLAPRQAMDYLYDLISRVKATKII, encoded by the coding sequence ATGAATACACCCATGCTGCAGCAATATCAAGAGATAAAGAACAGGGTACCGGATACGATCCTGTTTTTCAGGCTTGGTGATTTTTATGAAATGTTTGGCCAGGATGCCGAGACCGCTGCTCCGGTTCTGGAAATTGTGCTAACGGCGCGGGACGCAGGCAAGGGCCAGAAAATACCCATGTGCGGAGTTCCGCATCATGCCGTGGACGGTTATCTTCTGAAATTGGTCGCTGCCGGATTTAAAGTTGCCATTTGTGAACAAATGGAAGATCCTCAAGCCAGTAAAGGAATTGTCAAAAGAGACATTGTCCGGATTGTGACGCCGGGTACGCTGGACAGTATCAGCTCGGAAACAAAGAACAACTTTCTGGCGTGTGTCTATAAGGAGAAAACGTGGGCGCTCGCTTATCTCGACATCACAACGGGTGATTTCCGGATCATGGAGACGCCTTCCATTCAGATCCTGCAGGCAGAATTAAACCGTATTGCACCTTCCGAACTTATCCTGTCCAAGGACGTTGCGATGCTGTCCAAACTATTTACGGATTATTATTTGACAGCGATCGAAAAAAATTTGTTCCTGAGGACGGCTGAACTTAGTGAAAGATTTAAGAAGCAGGCAGAGCTTTTGCAGCAAATGCCGGTTGCCTGCAAAGCTGCAGCCGGACTTTGGCAGTATATCAGTCAGAATATCCCCAACTCGGGACAGGAACATATCCTGCGCATTTCGGTGAGCCAAAGCAGTACGGCAATGGTTCTCGACAAATGGACTAGAAGGAATCTTGAACTTGTCGAATCACTGCGAACCAGCGATGAGAAAGGGACCTTATTTTCCACCCTGAATTTAACCAAAACGGCCTTTGGAGCCAGACTGCTCAGAAACTGGGTGCAGCAACCCTTACGCGATCCTGAAAGCATTAATGAACGACTGGCTTCTGTCGAAGAGTTAACACGGAATACTTTTTTACGCCAAGATATACAAAAAGCTTTGACAACAGTGTATGACCTGGAAAGGCTGCTTGGAAAACTGTCCCTCGGCAAAGCAAGTCCCCGGGATCTGCTGGCGTTGGGCAGCACGTTATCCTGCCTGCCTAAGGTCAGGGATTGCATCACTGACAACGGTTCTCAGAAATTAGCTAAATATCTGCCGTCCCTGGCAGGACTTGATGACCTTGCGCAGGAACTGCTTGCGGCCATAAACCCTGAAGCACCATACTCTCCGAAGGACGGAAATATTATTCAGAACGGCTATTCAGCAGAAATTGACAGTTTGCGGGCGATATCGTCCGGCGGCAAAGAATGGATTGCCCGCCTGGAAAATCAGGAAAGAGAACGCACCAGAATCCGTTCGTTGAAGATCGGCTTTAATAAGAACTTTGGGTACTTTATTGAAATCACCAATGCGAATGCCCATTTGATTCCGGATGATTATCAGCGAAAACAGACGCTGGTCAATGCCGAGCGATTCATCACCCCGGAATTAAAAGAATACGAGCAGCGCGTCCTGACTGCGCAGGACAGGCTCAGTGATCTCGAATATCAGCTGTTTTCTGTGCTTCGGGACAAGGTTCTGGCTTGTTCGCTGCTAATCATTAACGCTGCCCAGTCGTTGGCTGAAATCGATGTTTTTGTCTCCTTGGCCGGAACCGCCATTCAAAACAATTATGTCAAACCGGAAATACGCTCCGATGGGATCATTCATATTGTTGAGGGACGGCATCCGGTTGTGGAAAGAATCTGTGATACGTTTGTTCCGAATGATACGCATCTTACCCGTAATAAACACCTTGCACTGATTACCGGCCCCAATATGGCCGGGAAATCGACCTATATGCGCCAGGTAGCCCTGATCGTTTTAATGGCCCAGATCGGCAGCTTCGTGCCGGCTCAGAAGGCCGCCATTTCGATCGCCGACTGTATTTTTACCCGGGTAGGAGCTGCCGATAACCTGGCAGCAGGGCAAAGTACATTTATGGTCGAAATGAACGAAGTCGCCCATATTCTTAAAAATGCCACGGCGGACAGTTTAATTATTTTGGACGAAGTCGGCAGGGGAACAGCAACGTTTGACGGTCTCAGTCTGGCTTGGGCGATTGCCGAGCACCTGGTTGAAAACCCCGAAATTAAAGCCAAAACATTATTTGCGACACATTACCATGAGCTAACCGAATTGGAAGAACGTTATCCTGAAGTTTTTAATCTGCATGTGGCTGTTAGGGAACAGGGTGACGATGTTGTTTTCCTGCATAAAATACTTCCCGGCAAGGCTGACCGGAGCTATGGCCTTCATGTGGCGAAGATTGCTGGCCTTCCGCCCCATCTCTTAAAAAGAGCGGCCATCATTCTCGGTGAACTCGAAAATTCCCCGACCCAGCGCAAGATAGTGAAAGCTGTTGATGCCAATATGCTGCAGCCGTCGCTGTTCGATAACCAGAGCACGCATCCGATATTCAAGGAGCTTGAAGAGCTGGATCTGGATAATCTTGCACCGCGTCAGGCGATGGATTACTTGTATGATCTTATTAGCCGCGTTAAGGCTACGAAGATTATTTAA
- the miaA gene encoding tRNA (adenosine(37)-N6)-dimethylallyltransferase MiaA, whose translation MNPLIVIIGPTAVGKSALGIELALRLHGEIISGDSVQVYRKLDIGSAKPSKAEQKGVPHHLIDLLDPAEPFTVAGFQSQAREWIENIQAKGKIPIIVGGTGLYIRSILDEFEFPEEGSDPIKQKWLAYANQHGNKELHLRLAECDRASAEKLHVNDTARIVRALEIFELTGKPLSEQRSYMEKMYAELDESVIYLGLTAPRDVIYERINDRCRKMVDCGIIEETLRLLQEGYSPRLKSLQTIGYRHVVYFLRGLVTQKEMLRLLQRDTRHFAKRQLTWFKRDPRIKWYDLTECSSQQILDEICDSLDLRSDGN comes from the coding sequence ATGAATCCCCTGATCGTTATTATCGGACCGACAGCAGTCGGCAAGAGTGCTCTTGGCATTGAACTGGCACTCAGGCTGCACGGAGAAATTATTTCCGGAGATTCCGTTCAAGTTTACCGGAAGCTTGATATCGGATCAGCAAAACCATCTAAGGCTGAACAGAAGGGTGTACCGCATCATCTGATCGATCTGCTTGATCCGGCTGAACCGTTTACAGTGGCAGGATTTCAGTCTCAGGCCAGAGAATGGATTGAGAATATTCAAGCCAAAGGGAAAATCCCGATTATCGTTGGCGGAACTGGACTTTACATTCGTTCAATTTTGGATGAATTTGAATTTCCGGAAGAAGGATCGGACCCAATCAAGCAAAAGTGGCTGGCTTATGCCAATCAGCATGGCAATAAGGAGCTGCATCTAAGACTCGCGGAATGTGATCGGGCTTCTGCCGAAAAACTTCATGTGAACGATACGGCAAGAATCGTCAGAGCCCTGGAAATCTTTGAATTAACCGGTAAACCATTATCTGAACAAAGGTCATACATGGAAAAAATGTATGCTGAATTGGATGAATCGGTCATTTATTTAGGGCTGACGGCTCCAAGAGACGTGATTTATGAACGAATCAATGATCGTTGCCGGAAAATGGTAGATTGTGGTATAATCGAAGAGACTCTACGTTTACTTCAGGAGGGTTATTCACCAAGGCTAAAATCTCTTCAAACCATCGGCTATCGTCATGTCGTTTATTTTTTAAGAGGTTTGGTCACTCAAAAAGAAATGCTGCGTCTGCTTCAGAGAGATACCAGGCACTTTGCCAAAAGACAATTAACCTGGTTTAAGAGGGATCCCAGAATCAAATGGTATGACTTGACAGAATGTTCGTCTCAACAAATTCTTGACGAAATTTGCGATTCTCTTGACTTGCGCAGTGATGGAAACTAA
- a CDS encoding class I SAM-dependent methyltransferase, with the protein MDQMDNVIAYKRSDEKLKLQLEKLSMQSGIKIVPMDALSEADGLPILRYVKQKLCLEDDGERLFFHPSMALLRMINILRGVPDRFLQAVNLEAGDIFLDATMGLASDTLISAYAVGSNGSVLAVESSPLIHFLVQDGLDQVKQFKPAKKLSQVKAQAWVELSQATSCIETVWADHTRILEGLPDASVDVVYFDPMFRVTVKESSSIRPLKKWSNPNPLDKDTIREACRVSRKRVVLKERKGSSEFTRLGFYVKEKNKYSPVDFGIIDLTRVGEGFQ; encoded by the coding sequence ATGGATCAAATGGATAATGTGATTGCCTATAAACGGTCAGATGAAAAACTTAAACTGCAGCTTGAAAAGCTCAGTATGCAATCCGGGATAAAAATTGTTCCGATGGATGCCTTATCAGAAGCTGATGGTCTTCCGATACTTCGTTACGTTAAACAGAAGCTCTGTCTTGAAGATGATGGAGAAAGACTCTTTTTCCATCCAAGTATGGCGTTATTAAGGATGATCAATATCCTGCGTGGCGTACCGGATCGTTTTCTTCAGGCAGTGAATCTTGAGGCCGGGGACATTTTTCTTGATGCGACCATGGGTCTTGCGTCGGATACACTGATCTCGGCGTACGCCGTCGGTTCCAATGGAAGCGTACTTGCTGTGGAAAGCTCGCCGCTGATCCATTTTTTGGTTCAGGATGGTCTGGATCAGGTTAAGCAGTTTAAACCTGCCAAGAAACTATCTCAGGTAAAGGCCCAGGCCTGGGTGGAATTGAGCCAGGCCACTTCCTGCATTGAAACGGTCTGGGCAGATCATACCAGGATATTGGAAGGGCTGCCGGATGCATCTGTAGATGTCGTCTATTTTGACCCAATGTTCCGTGTTACGGTTAAAGAATCTTCCTCGATCCGGCCGCTGAAGAAATGGTCCAATCCGAATCCTTTGGATAAAGATACGATCCGGGAGGCATGCCGCGTGTCCAGGAAAAGAGTTGTGTTGAAAGAACGAAAAGGCAGCAGTGAATTTACCCGGCTTGGTTTTTATGTTAAAGAGAAGAATAAATACAGCCCTGTGGATTTTGGTATCATCGATTTAACTAGGGTGGGGGAGGGTTTCCAATGA
- the hfq gene encoding RNA chaperone Hfq, whose translation MNKSPINLQDVFLNQIRKDNIPVTIYLVNGFQLKGLVKGFDNFTVVLDYEGKQQMVYKHAISTIMPMRQVNLNALVGEMTE comes from the coding sequence ATGAATAAATCACCGATTAACTTGCAGGATGTTTTCTTGAACCAAATCCGTAAGGATAACATACCTGTTACGATCTATTTGGTCAATGGATTCCAGCTCAAAGGATTAGTCAAAGGCTTTGATAATTTCACGGTTGTTCTGGACTACGAAGGCAAACAACAAATGGTATATAAACATGCCATTTCTACCATAATGCCAATGAGACAAGTCAATTTAAATGCCTTAGTCGGGGAAATGACTGAATAA
- the mutL gene encoding DNA mismatch repair endonuclease MutL, with the protein MAARIKLLDEHCINQIAAGEVVERPLSVVKELVENALDAGARKIDISVEGGGTALIRVKDDGAGILAEDLRLAVLPHATSKISAITDLDDLRTLGFRGEALPSIASVSKLSIMTRTPDDVAGQELKVEGGTFLSMTEIGCPPGTVVTVNDLFYNTPARHKFLRSAVTEFGWISDMVGRLSLARPDVAFSLRHPNNILLHTPGNGSLIEAIAAVSGNDAARKMLPISYQDESLEISGYVSMPEHVRSSRSGLTFFVNGRVIRSQLMNQAIKDGYHTLIPANTYPVCVISLNLPPSDYDVNVHPAKLEIKFKEEKNLSRKIAEVIRKNLLDGVPMRRYSFTEKTRTSESGPSKPSPSQWEQLKILYRPLESNRSEQSSPAYDPDTPIIPENQSFRDVEKIKEHHYPYINGQLSEQQPDQTEYISGRLSGGIRESIADRVPERISDMISDRNSEIAPNRNLERITDNITDSLPDKIAEVSQTLQQDKETVSKFLELKAVGQVFHMYILAADDKNLYIIDQHAAHERIRYESLLQLARQRETASQLLLIPETVELTVQEEQILLAHFDELHGMGFIFEHFGDRTYFLRGIPLLDSLESPGKMFKVFIDEILNTSFSPSLEKLLEEWIMMLACRSAVKGKERLMVQEMDEIIQKLGRADNPYSCPHGRPTIIQISEKELNHKFERE; encoded by the coding sequence TTGGCGGCTAGAATTAAGCTCCTTGATGAGCATTGCATCAATCAAATTGCAGCCGGCGAGGTTGTGGAAAGGCCTCTTTCCGTAGTCAAAGAACTGGTCGAAAACGCGCTGGATGCCGGTGCCCGAAAAATAGATATCAGTGTAGAGGGCGGAGGTACGGCCCTGATCAGAGTGAAAGACGACGGCGCCGGAATTCTGGCTGAAGATTTGCGTCTGGCAGTTCTTCCGCATGCTACCAGTAAAATATCGGCAATTACAGACCTCGATGACCTTAGGACACTGGGCTTTCGCGGAGAAGCGCTTCCGAGCATCGCTTCGGTATCCAAATTGAGTATTATGACGCGGACACCGGATGATGTCGCAGGACAGGAATTAAAAGTTGAGGGCGGCACGTTCCTTTCCATGACGGAAATCGGATGCCCGCCGGGTACAGTCGTAACTGTCAATGACTTGTTTTATAATACACCGGCCAGACACAAGTTCCTGCGTTCAGCCGTTACGGAGTTTGGCTGGATTTCCGACATGGTCGGCAGGCTTTCCCTGGCTAGACCTGATGTTGCTTTTTCCCTGCGTCACCCGAATAATATCTTACTGCATACGCCTGGAAACGGCAGTCTTATCGAGGCTATAGCAGCCGTCAGTGGCAATGATGCTGCCCGTAAGATGCTGCCGATATCCTACCAGGATGAAAGCCTTGAGATTTCCGGTTATGTCAGCATGCCGGAGCATGTCAGGTCGTCACGCAGCGGTCTTACCTTTTTTGTTAACGGCAGGGTTATCCGTTCCCAGTTAATGAATCAGGCCATCAAAGACGGTTATCATACGCTGATTCCTGCTAATACCTATCCGGTATGCGTTATTTCGCTGAACTTGCCTCCTTCAGATTATGATGTCAATGTTCATCCAGCCAAACTGGAAATTAAATTTAAAGAAGAAAAAAACTTAAGCAGAAAGATTGCGGAGGTTATCCGGAAGAACCTTCTGGACGGTGTTCCAATGCGGAGATATTCCTTTACGGAAAAAACAAGGACATCAGAATCCGGTCCGTCTAAACCCAGTCCGTCTCAATGGGAACAGCTCAAGATATTATACCGGCCATTGGAATCGAATAGGTCAGAACAAAGCTCTCCGGCGTACGATCCTGATACACCAATCATCCCAGAAAATCAGTCTTTCAGGGACGTAGAGAAGATAAAAGAACATCATTACCCATACATTAACGGACAGCTGTCTGAACAGCAGCCAGACCAGACGGAATACATTTCTGGCAGATTATCCGGGGGTATACGAGAAAGTATAGCGGATCGGGTTCCTGAGCGTATTTCTGATATGATTTCTGATCGTAATTCAGAGATTGCTCCGAACCGTAATCTTGAGCGCATCACGGACAATATTACGGATAGCCTCCCTGATAAAATTGCTGAAGTATCTCAAACTTTGCAGCAGGATAAGGAAACCGTATCGAAATTCCTGGAATTGAAAGCTGTCGGCCAAGTTTTTCATATGTATATTCTTGCTGCAGACGACAAGAATCTGTATATTATAGATCAGCATGCAGCCCATGAGCGCATCAGATACGAAAGCCTGCTTCAGCTTGCCAGACAACGCGAGACAGCAAGCCAGCTCCTTTTGATTCCGGAGACGGTAGAACTTACAGTTCAGGAGGAGCAGATCCTGCTTGCGCATTTTGACGAGCTGCATGGAATGGGCTTCATTTTTGAACACTTCGGAGACAGGACGTACTTTCTGCGGGGGATTCCGCTGCTAGATAGCCTGGAATCACCGGGGAAGATGTTCAAGGTCTTTATCGATGAAATTCTGAACACATCTTTTTCTCCATCCTTGGAGAAACTTCTGGAAGAGTGGATCATGATGCTGGCCTGCAGGTCGGCTGTCAAAGGCAAAGAGCGCTTAATGGTTCAGGAAATGGATGAAATCATACAGAAATTGGGCAGAGCAGATAATCCTTACTCCTGTCCCCATGGCCGGCCTACGATCATTCAGATATCCGAGAAAGAACTCAATCATAAGTTTGAGAGGGAATAA
- a CDS encoding AAA family ATPase — translation MSIKITFRSNLPPVLQTQPMTSEPELPDYAGSSNKKTEEIITELDSLIGLESVKKLIHELYAFVEICKRREKEKLNTEPLVLHTVFSGNPGTGKTTVARLIGRLFKEMGVLPKGHIIECERADLVGEYVGHTANKTRELVKKALGGILFIDEAYSLARGGEKDFGKEAIDALVKAMEDHKDNLILILAGYKVEMDAFIKTNPGLRSRFPLHIDFPDYSLDELMSIGEQMLTGRQYTFSPQAKIVFRRNLQNMNAIQPYSGNARMVRNFVEKAIRRQAVRLYRQPNLSREDLMCIKEVDIS, via the coding sequence ATGTCCATTAAGATAACCTTCAGATCAAATCTTCCGCCGGTACTCCAAACCCAGCCAATGACATCAGAACCTGAGTTGCCGGACTATGCCGGCAGCAGTAACAAAAAGACTGAAGAAATCATTACGGAACTCGATAGTTTAATTGGCTTAGAGTCAGTAAAAAAACTGATTCATGAGTTGTATGCTTTTGTAGAAATCTGCAAACGACGGGAAAAAGAGAAGCTGAATACGGAGCCTTTAGTCTTACATACCGTTTTTAGCGGCAATCCGGGTACAGGAAAAACCACAGTCGCAAGGCTGATCGGAAGATTGTTTAAGGAAATGGGCGTTTTGCCGAAAGGACATATTATCGAATGTGAAAGAGCAGATCTTGTTGGGGAGTATGTCGGACATACAGCCAATAAGACCAGAGAATTGGTTAAAAAGGCGCTCGGCGGGATCCTGTTTATTGATGAAGCCTATTCTCTGGCAAGGGGTGGGGAAAAGGATTTCGGCAAGGAAGCAATTGATGCCTTAGTCAAAGCGATGGAAGACCATAAGGATAACCTCATCCTTATCCTTGCCGGATATAAGGTTGAAATGGATGCATTCATAAAGACAAACCCTGGTTTGCGGTCGCGCTTTCCGCTCCATATCGATTTCCCGGACTACTCTCTAGATGAACTGATGTCTATTGGTGAACAGATGCTGACAGGTAGGCAATATACATTTTCTCCGCAGGCAAAAATTGTGTTCCGAAGAAACCTGCAGAATATGAATGCCATACAGCCTTATTCCGGTAATGCCCGGATGGTGCGCAATTTTGTGGAAAAAGCGATTCGCAGACAGGCCGTCAGACTCTACAGGCAGCCGAATCTGTCCAGGGAAGATTTAATGTGTATCAAAGAAGTGGATATTTCTTGA
- a CDS encoding hydantoinase/oxoprolinase family protein yields the protein MASLIGIDVGGTFTDAVMITNGVIERKGKIPTNQDDILNTLISALDYLQISEAKNIEMITVSTTLVTNAILQKRLPEVKLILFPGTGMKLSSLPWPVDYSVLTGVLDYRGRVVVPADQSEWQTLAEKLNKQSIKPLTAIVSKFSHRNNVFEEQLAAYLHREAPGIITALGSQSGQANFYRRSLTTYLNLAATELFQNFAYQLKMAVEARGCRAPIRVLKADGGVLPLAKIRPVESIYSGPAASVLGTLAQSNPEESYVVVDIGGTTTDIGLVLSGSPLISTHGAQIGPFLTNVRSLAVRSVSIGGDSAVCLEQGEVMLADYRLGPAYCIGGISPTPTDALRYLNLTDYGDLQRAEEALGLLLPENQRTASALRRTAQIIVGKMVEKIARAIEQLLEEWKTEPAYKVWEVIHHHDDFKFYIQLSGGGAPGLEAALENRMRLRTVLTEFSEVSNAIGASMAKPTFSWTLHLDTKFSIYRIEETGEQGIWTGPKKPHREVEDFLKELAQKQAVGFGIETDDLEKEIFDYFPLVENYHTVGQIVKGAMHVPPGVIGRIRS from the coding sequence ATGGCCAGCCTTATTGGCATCGATGTGGGCGGAACGTTTACCGATGCTGTCATGATCACGAATGGCGTGATCGAGCGTAAGGGTAAAATTCCGACCAATCAGGATGACATTCTGAATACACTTATCAGCGCCCTGGATTATCTCCAAATTTCCGAGGCTAAAAACATCGAAATGATTACCGTCAGTACGACGCTTGTAACGAACGCGATTTTACAAAAACGATTGCCCGAGGTCAAATTGATCCTTTTTCCGGGGACCGGCATGAAGCTTTCCTCATTGCCTTGGCCGGTGGATTACAGTGTTTTAACCGGTGTTTTGGATTATCGCGGAAGGGTCGTTGTGCCAGCGGATCAATCAGAGTGGCAGACGCTTGCTGAAAAATTGAACAAACAATCCATTAAGCCGCTTACGGCCATTGTCAGCAAATTCTCCCATCGCAACAATGTCTTTGAGGAACAGCTGGCAGCATATTTGCATAGAGAGGCACCTGGAATTATAACAGCTCTGGGAAGCCAGTCCGGGCAGGCCAATTTCTACCGCAGAAGTCTGACGACTTATCTGAACCTGGCCGCAACAGAATTGTTTCAGAACTTCGCTTATCAGTTGAAAATGGCGGTTGAGGCAAGGGGATGTCGGGCGCCGATCCGGGTGCTAAAGGCGGATGGCGGGGTCTTGCCGCTGGCAAAGATCAGACCGGTTGAGTCGATTTACTCCGGACCGGCGGCAAGTGTACTTGGAACGCTCGCCCAGAGCAATCCGGAGGAATCCTATGTCGTTGTCGATATCGGCGGAACCACGACCGATATAGGACTGGTATTATCCGGATCTCCGTTAATCAGCACCCACGGCGCGCAGATCGGACCCTTCCTGACGAATGTCCGCTCGCTGGCTGTACGTTCAGTCTCTATTGGAGGGGATTCAGCTGTCTGTCTGGAGCAGGGAGAGGTTATGCTGGCCGACTACCGCTTAGGTCCTGCCTACTGCATAGGAGGAATCAGCCCGACACCTACGGATGCGCTGCGCTACCTGAATCTGACGGATTACGGTGATCTGCAGCGGGCTGAAGAAGCGCTTGGCCTGCTCCTGCCCGAGAACCAAAGAACAGCATCTGCTCTGCGCCGGACAGCACAAATCATCGTTGGAAAAATGGTTGAAAAAATTGCCCGGGCCATTGAGCAGCTGCTAGAGGAATGGAAAACCGAGCCGGCCTATAAGGTCTGGGAAGTCATCCATCATCATGATGATTTTAAATTCTATATCCAGCTCAGCGGAGGAGGAGCACCGGGGCTTGAAGCAGCGCTGGAGAATCGGATGAGACTGCGGACGGTTCTGACTGAATTCTCCGAAGTTTCGAATGCCATCGGAGCATCGATGGCTAAACCAACCTTTTCCTGGACACTCCACCTGGATACGAAGTTCTCTATTTACAGGATAGAGGAAACCGGGGAGCAGGGCATTTGGACCGGACCTAAAAAACCCCATCGAGAAGTAGAAGATTTCTTGAAAGAATTAGCGCAAAAACAGGCAGTCGGTTTTGGAATAGAAACAGACGACCTGGAGAAAGAGATCTTTGATTATTTTCCGCTGGTTGAGAATTATCATACGGTCGGCCAGATTGTCAAAGGTGCGATGCATGTTCCGCCGGGAGTCATTGGGAGGATACGGTCATGA
- a CDS encoding histone deacetylase family protein: protein MNKTGIIFFPAFDWSLGEFHPEREERLLYTQEQIFEEGIMDLPQVKQYSPGVADLFDVLRTQAIFPDLQQHNLDAHLIAVGSSLVLGNALMKKEITNGFALVRPPGHHSGATVWGNRGFCTLNNEAILINVLRAKYGIKKIAVIDTDVHHGDGTQDIFYHDPNVFYISIHQDGRTIFPGTGFTEEKGGPNAWGSVLNIPLLPGVGDEGFLYALENWIMPAVEAFKPDLIINSAGQDNHFTDPLASMNVTARGYGKITEMIKPDLAVLEGGYAIEGALPYINMAIFLALAGEDYSGVVESQKPQNTEIGGDTIRSFLTDLKRTNEAVRPSWAFRKEPFLPTGDWVYSEKSIYYDTDGFKENRREYIRKCRHCGGTVLMISQKPSAFQKAVLVRIPFEACPDCEQAGYDLAETFQKSEKTVLLQNQRRDQVHFWTDGREVNPFGG, encoded by the coding sequence ATGAACAAGACAGGAATTATCTTCTTTCCGGCTTTTGACTGGTCTCTTGGGGAATTTCATCCGGAACGGGAAGAACGCTTGCTTTACACCCAGGAACAGATCTTTGAAGAAGGGATCATGGACCTTCCCCAGGTCAAGCAATACTCTCCCGGGGTGGCGGATCTTTTTGATGTCTTACGAACCCAGGCGATTTTTCCGGATCTCCAACAGCATAATCTCGATGCCCATCTGATCGCTGTTGGAAGTTCGCTGGTTCTGGGCAACGCGCTGATGAAAAAGGAAATTACGAACGGCTTTGCGCTGGTGCGCCCGCCTGGCCATCATTCCGGAGCGACAGTCTGGGGAAACAGAGGATTCTGCACCCTGAATAATGAAGCTATTTTAATTAATGTCCTTCGGGCCAAATACGGCATCAAAAAAATTGCCGTCATCGATACGGATGTTCATCACGGTGACGGGACGCAGGATATTTTTTATCATGATCCGAATGTCTTTTATATATCGATCCATCAGGACGGCAGAACCATATTTCCCGGAACCGGATTTACGGAAGAGAAAGGTGGGCCGAATGCCTGGGGATCGGTACTGAATATCCCGCTTCTGCCGGGAGTTGGTGATGAAGGTTTCCTCTATGCGCTGGAAAACTGGATTATGCCTGCAGTGGAAGCATTTAAACCGGATCTGATCATCAATTCCGCCGGACAGGACAATCATTTTACGGATCCGTTGGCTTCGATGAATGTGACGGCCAGAGGCTATGGCAAAATCACTGAAATGATCAAGCCCGATCTTGCAGTACTGGAAGGCGGATACGCGATTGAAGGCGCACTGCCCTATATTAATATGGCTATTTTCCTGGCGCTGGCCGGAGAAGATTATTCCGGGGTGGTGGAGTCGCAGAAACCTCAGAATACTGAAATTGGCGGTGATACGATCCGCTCTTTTCTGACCGATTTGAAAAGAACGAATGAGGCTGTCCGGCCTTCCTGGGCTTTCCGTAAAGAACCGTTTTTGCCGACAGGTGACTGGGTATATTCCGAGAAAAGTATTTATTATGATACGGACGGATTTAAAGAGAACCGCAGGGAATACATCCGCAAATGCAGGCATTGCGGGGGGACGGTGCTGATGATATCCCAAAAACCGTCGGCTTTTCAAAAAGCGGTGCTTGTCAGAATTCCGTTTGAAGCATGTCCCGATTGCGAACAGGCCGGATACGACCTGGCAGAAACTTTTCAAAAATCAGAAAAAACCGTTCTACTGCAAAATCAACGGAGAGATCAAGTCCATTTTTGGACAGATGGTAGGGAAGTGAATCCATTTGGCGGCTAG